The Branchiostoma floridae strain S238N-H82 unplaced genomic scaffold, Bfl_VNyyK Sc7u5tJ_1588, whole genome shotgun sequence DNA segment ACTTAGTGCTACAGGCTTGCGAAAGAAAATAAAGTCTGAATGCCTTTAGTAAAAACAATTGTGTTGTCttcatgtttgtttgcaagTCATCATACTTGTGATTTATACTTATGTTGACGTATTCCCCTAGTTTATGTAAAACTCCATTTTACAGAGTTCTTGCAGTTTTGGAGGGTCTTACAACATAGACTAAATTCATAGTCATACCTTACATGTAAAGTTGTGTGAAAAGGTGAGTATTTTCAAAGACGACTTTGACAACACGTACCGGTTTTTAACTAGCCTGGAGCGTGCCTAATACGAGCGAttgcgatgatgtcacggtgacgcagtggtaggcaaaaagcaggtgtttggcaaaagcttgatttacattttaaccaataatttgatctgctaatttaaatatcaatttttaatacAATCTGCTGACGTCCTGTTAGGCACCAACCgtccaataccccggatatataaacaacaacatcgaTCCCTCGTATTAACAGTCCCCTCTGGGGGACCTACCAGTGTAAAGCTTGTCTGCACTAGCTAATCGGTCTAAATTTATGTAAATTGTGATGGTGAGTCGAAGTCATTGGACCTGATGATTATGTCGGTTGCGTCAGTACAGACTGAAGGAATTAGAGATAGCGATGcaaatatggtaaaaaaaagtggTTGTACCAGCCATTTAACTTCCCAGCTCCGATATTAGCTGCTCGATTTGATCCTCATTTTTGTAAATACGGTTCCACACCTGGGTAAAACAGGGTACAGGTGTAGCAAAGTACGCGGACCAAATCGAGTGATTAATATCGCAGCTGCATCAGATGGTCTACACAAAATTTTATCGGCTTCTTATACTGCAAGTTATTAGACAAAACCAATCATGGTCGTGCGGTGTTgtccatggcaacagcccaCGTGAGCCGGGTTATGTGTATAAGTCTTCCTGATGACCTAGCTGCAGCTGCATCATCGTTCTTGTCTACCCTCCCGGCCACAAACTGCATCAGAGTTGTCCAGAAAGAAGAATCTCGCCGCCTTCTTCATACTGAAGATCAGAGTCGGACGCTCCAgcatgttcaacaacagctccGACCCATGGAAGCTCACTGGGGAGACATCTGCTCCAGAGTTTGTACGCTTACAGCCTTGCTACAAGTGGCATCTACAGAACAAGACTGTATCCATTGCACAAGCCGACGAAGCCTGCTCAATGCACGAGGACCTTGTGAGATTAGGGACAGGGACTGAAATATGGCTGTTGGgatttctcatcatcatcagcaaTGCCGTTGTGTTCCTGGGAATCATTGGAACCAGAGAACTCCACAGACCCATCTACATCTACCTGGCAAATCTGACAATGGCAGATATTTTCGCAGGTATTGGACTTCTGTATCGAACAGCGGGTCATGACTTACATAACCTGATGTATGAATTTATGATGACTTATCAGAACTTGATAGTATTTACTCAGATGATTTCAACATCAGCGTTAACTCTTTTGTCTGTTAACTCCTACGTTGCTTTAAGGCATCCTATATGGTTCCACATCCACGCCGACAGTGCCAAACTGCGTGCAGGTGTAGCGATGACTGTTTCATGGATTGTTTGCTCCTTGCTTGCCTTCTCACCCAATATGGGCTGGAACTGTATCTATATGCAGACCCTGACCACGGGTATCTGCATTTCATATTACCCTCTGCCCTTTGTCATCATTTCAGTATCTATTTGGCTCTTGATGTGCATAGTCATAATGTTTACCAACATAAGTGTATTCATAGCAATCAGACAAATGGAAAAGAGAAGGCTTCAACAGGCTTCTAGGGAAAATGGTCCAGTACAAAACAGGGATGGGGGTAATCCGGAAAACAACGGTTCACAACTGGAGGCACAGAGGAAATATGAAGAAAGGGTGCACAAGTCCAGGACTGTGATGATTCATGTAGTTATTTGCTTTCTCTTCTGGTTATTACCACTCCTTTTAGTAGCAGTGTGCTGGAGTAGCCAAGATTTCTGCCCTCGCTCGATTGAACTCTTTACGGGTGTTACTCTGAACTCACTTATAAACCCAATTGCAACACTTATCCGCATAAAGGGCGTAAGGGACACAATCTGGCGTAAACTAGCAGACATCTATCGAACACTTGTCGGTGCAATACAGAGAAACATTGTGAACCCACAGGAAGACCGAGCTGAAACAGGAGATGCCCAACATCTACAGGAAGGTCAAAACGGTCCGACTCCGGTTGATTAGCCTTAAGTTGACAACAGTGACTGTAAGACCCATAGTTGCTAAAGCACACCAGTACCAACAATTGTAAAATAGTCTGAGCTGATGAAGTtaattctttatttatttattgaaataaaacttatCTTGAAAGCAAAATAGTGAATGTGTACCATTAATTGCAACAGTAGATAGCGAATATTTTCATATGCTAATTCCGTGCGCAAAATAGCTTAGCGCCTACGTACCAAGAAGCTTTCGGACAGTCTTCTGATCCCTCTTAAATTGTTAAgcgctttactttgtgtacagacTTAGCGTATACAAATCGCTATAAGGTCAACTAGACCGATTTTCTGTATATGTACGCGTCTTTTGTATACGTGCCGCAAATCGTATCAAATACCCGGCCAGCTGGGTAAAGCAGGGTACAGGTGTAGCAAAAGAAAGGGCCAAATTAATATCGGAGCTGCATCAGATGGTCTATGTTTGTAATTTCCCAGCTTGAAAGGTCGGCTTCTTCAATTCATTGGGCCAAGAATGATGATCATtgtcggggaggtaaaaaaaactacCTTATGTTTGTATTACCTTCTGTCTATACTGTGTAtgggcactgttaatataagttacaaaacctgagtgcagcgccacattgtcctcatctgtccaaaagcaaaaataGACTAGAAAGACCgacttgagagcaaatacagcatatttcagccatctctctccaacaatagactgttctaAAACCGCCCATGTGAAAATCTCAACATGTAAGAATGAAAGTTGCCTTTTCGTCCACAAAACAATATTAGCAATAGTTCTTGTATACCAAAGCAATTCCAGGGCTTTTCCATTacaattcagaccaccatcaCTACAGTAcaagacattgtaaatatcTGTGACTGTCAGATTTGCCAAGTAGATATAGGTGGATCTGTAAAGTTTTCTTGTCGCAATGATTGCCAAGAACACAACAGCAttactgatgatgatgagaagtcCCAACAGCCAAAAGACAATTTCAGTCCCTGTCCCCAATCTAAGAAGGTCCTCGAGCATGGAGCAGGCTTTGTCGGCTTGTGCAATGGTTACAGTCTTGTTCTGTAGATGCCACTTGTAGCAAGGCTGTAAGCGTACAAACTCTGGAGCAGATGCCTCCCCAGTGAGCTTCCATGGGTCggagctgttgttgaacatgcTGGAGCGCCGGGCTCTGATCTTCAGTATGAAGAAGGTGGTGAGATTTCTGAGGGTAGACAAGAAGGATGATGCAGCTGGATCCGATGGTGATGGGTTTGATTCTGTATGAGACTGAAGACCGTTACGACAGCGGTCGCTCCGGGAGACTATAAGCTGACTTACGTGGGCTGTTGCTATGGACGACACCGCACGACCATGACTATTTTGGTCTAATAACTCGGACCTAAGCAGCTGACCTTTCAAGCCAATGCGTAGACCATCAGCAGAAAAACGTCAACAGAATTATGAATCACAAGTACGAAAATAACCTTTCAGACAAACATGAAGACATGACAATGTTTACTAACTCAACACATGCAGacttttattttcttccacaaAATACAAGCCTGTAGCACTAAGTCTCCTCATACGAAACTTTTCATGTGCCTCACTACATCACAAAATCTTCATTTGAAAATGTAATCTTTGTAACGCTTAAGCCTAAAAGTAAGGGACATTAGTGGTATCTTTCATGACCACACACAAACTAAGAAAGTTTCACGTTGAtgacggttagacatccaggtaaaaaataTCTAAAAGCAAGTCAATCTAAATTGGGTAAGATACAGAGATCACTTCCGTATGCTCTTCCATTCATGCTGAAGATGAGTAACGGATATCTGACAAAATGTCCGGATTGTAAACTCTATATCTTATCTAGTTCTAGAGATTAAATTGTCTTTAACTAATTATAAGGACTTATtgttctcatcatcatcatccagtgGTTTACAACATAAGTAGAAATAAGTATGACGAATAAACAAGTGTCTACAATCAAACAGcatcaaaatattttctacacaaCAAAATGAATCACACTTCATCGGCTCAGCCTATTTCACAATTGTTGGTACCGGTAGGATTTCTACTCTGTAGGGAGGATGTGATGTGGGGATTGGCGTCCTTTAGCTTTACAGTCCCTGTTGTCAACTTAAGGCTAATCAACCGGAGTCGGACCTGAAGTATTTTGTCCCTCTCCATATGCAAGACCTTGTTGTAGATTTGGGCTATCTATTGTTACAGCTCGGTCTTCCTGTTGGTTCACAATGTTTCTCTGTCTTATGCTGACAAGTTTCCGATGG contains these protein-coding regions:
- the LOC118408465 gene encoding sphingosine 1-phosphate receptor 2-like, producing MFNNSSDPWKLTGETSAPEFVRLQPCYKWHLQNKTVSIAQADEACSMHEDLVRLGTGTEIWLLGFLIIISNAVVFLGIIGTRELHRPIYIYLANLTMADIFAGIGLLYRTAGHDLHNLMYEFMMTYQNLIVFTQMISTSALTLLSVNSYVALRHPIWFHIHADSAKLRAGVAMTVSWIVCSLLAFSPNMGWNCIYMQTLTTGICISYYPLPFVIISVSIWLLMCIVIMFTNISVFIAIRQMEKRRLQQASRENGPVQNRDGGNPENNGSQLEAQRKYEERVHKSRTVMIHVVICFLFWLLPLLLVAVCWSSQDFCPRSIELFTGVTLNSLINPIATLIRIKGVRDTIWRKLADIYRTLVGAIQRNIVNPQEDRAETGDAQHLQEGQNGPTPVD